From the Mastacembelus armatus chromosome 14, fMasArm1.2, whole genome shotgun sequence genome, one window contains:
- the vps37d gene encoding vacuolar protein sorting-associated protein 37D — MSNLKESTTCPDGYRALNTNELRELLQNDDKMDQIIRLNEKLQELQVDREMLMTSNRSLAEESLTQKPHLNNGKLQLAEKYQELSNLATTCWEKQSQLEARIQRQSLQTALNLLQEEVARAEEHSEELLEKFMEGNVSLDEFLDSFQSSRKTYHIRRAQAEKMQEIVQDKRRLGKTARAEESKVPEVKKDSEQPQEPQRPNGFIAQGPLRVFQVRYGLTPAILLPHYPVSPPASAPGHQSSTPTPEPQLGQAHILSPSNPLPGHGQPVGLRVIGQLSGGWPPNGRPVRVQQLYRPNPQQPEPPYR; from the exons ATGTCCAACTTGAAGGAGTCCACCACTTGTCCTGACGGGTACAGGGCTTTAAACACAAATGAGCTGCGGGAGCTTTTACAAAACGACGACAAAATGGACCAGATCATTCGACTCAATGAAAAG TTGCAGGAGCTTCAAGTGGACAGGGAGATGCTGATGACCTCCAACCGGAGCTTGGCTGAGGAGAGCCTCACCCAAAAACCCCACCTTAATAATGGAAAACTCCAACTGGCGGAAAAATACCAGGAACTGTCCAACCTGGCAACCACATGTTGGGAAAAGCAGAGTCAGCTTG AGGCTCGTATCCAGAGGCAGAGCCTGCAGACGGCGCTGAACCTCCTGCAGGAAGAGGTGGCACGTGCTGAGGAACATTCAGAg gagctgctggagaagTTTATGGAGGGAAACGTAAGCCTGGATGAGTTCCTGGACTCCTTCCAAAGCTCCAGGAAGACGTATCATATTCGTCGGGCACAAGCGGAGAAGATGCAGGAGATTGTTCAAGACAAGCGGCGGCTGGGCAAAACCGCGAGAGCGGAGGAGAGCAAAGTCCCCGAAGTGAAAAAGGACTCAGAGCAGCCTCAGGAGCCTCAGAGGCCAAACGGCTTCATAGCACAGGGACCTCTTAGGGTGTTCCAGGTACGCTACGGCCTCACGCCGGCCATCCTCCTCCCTCATTATCCTGTTTCTCCCCCTGCCTCAGCTCCAGGCCATCAAAGTAGCACCCCAACCCCTGAGCCCCAGCTGGGACAGGCCCACATCCTCAGCCCCAGTAACCCACTTCCAGGACACGGCCAGCCGGTTGGCCTCAGGGTCATCGGACAACTATCAGGGGGTTGGC